From the Corythoichthys intestinalis isolate RoL2023-P3 chromosome 15, ASM3026506v1, whole genome shotgun sequence genome, one window contains:
- the cldn11a gene encoding claudin-11a codes for MANSCLQLCGFVLSCLGWIGTVIATATNDWVFLCKYSLVICRKMEELGIKGPWSECFFSSGVYHCTPFSQILELPVYIQMTRALMVTGSILGLLAVGLLLMSMPCIRLGNEDTASKNRRTAVGGIFVFIVGVCGSVSTVWFPIGVHPSESLMSFGFSLYAGWAGAVLSLLGGAILMCCSSSSSRQYRDGKNLYYSKAGMEAAKPTSSTHAKSAHV; via the exons ATGGCGAACTCTTGTCTGCAGCTGTGCGGCTTCGTGCTCAGCTGCCTGGGCTGGATCGGCACAGTGATCGCCACGGCCACCAACGACTGGGTGTTTCTCTGCAAATACAGCCTGGTAATCTGCCGGAAAATGGAAGAGCTGGGTATCAAGGGGCCGTGGTCCGAGTGCTTCTTCTCCAGCGGAGTCTACCACTGCACTCCCTTCTCGCAGATCCTCGAACTGCCCG TGTACATCCAGATGACTCGCGCCCTGATGGTCACGGGTTCGATCCTGGGCCTGCTGGCCGTTGGGCTCCTCCTTATGTCCATGCCTTGCATCCGCCTGGGCAACGAGGATACGGCTTCGAAGAACAGGCGCACAGCCGTCGGTGGCATCTTCGTCTTCATAGTGG GCGTGTGTGGGTCAGTGTCCACCGTGTGGTTCCCCATCGGCGTGCACCCCAGCGAAAGCCTGATGTCTTTCGGCTTCTCACTGTACGCTGGATGGGCGGGCGCGGTTCTGTCTTTATTGGGCGGAGCCATCCTGATGTGCTGCTCTTCCTCGTCATCCCGACAGTACAGGGACGGCAAGAACCTGTACTACTCCAAGGCGGGTATGGAAGCCGCCAAACCCACCTCATCCACCCATGCAAAGAGCGCCCATGTCTGA